In Streptomyces thermolilacinus SPC6, a single genomic region encodes these proteins:
- a CDS encoding serine hydrolase domain-containing protein has product MSPWPFRTAVPLCVLRPGREPRVEHGHDPALFVEIGSLTKVLTGTALVRMAAAGLLGVDDPVERWLPDAPPSGITLRHLMDHTSGLPRLPPGTGPGRDPYAPFTAEALAGMLPRLDRLAAGEPGRRTEYSNFGYAVLGAALAAAAGRPYGELLRAHVLEPLGVADEVAVAPPADRTLRARGRFGRTRAGWTMDGAILPAGGLWATPRALASVVSALLVERRFGEPASAWQRAGRLLWHNGATRHASAFAGADTGSGDWVLAHRLGGRPEDTDRLGAALLTENRSPDPAAPSYGSGDTP; this is encoded by the coding sequence GTGAGTCCCTGGCCGTTCCGTACCGCCGTACCGCTGTGCGTGCTGCGCCCCGGCCGTGAGCCCCGGGTGGAACACGGGCACGACCCGGCGCTGTTCGTGGAGATCGGCTCGCTCACCAAGGTCCTCACCGGCACCGCCCTGGTCCGCATGGCCGCCGCCGGGCTCCTCGGCGTGGACGACCCGGTGGAGCGGTGGCTGCCGGACGCGCCCCCGAGCGGCATCACACTGCGGCACCTGATGGACCACACGTCCGGCCTGCCCCGGCTGCCCCCGGGCACCGGGCCGGGCCGCGACCCGTACGCCCCGTTCACCGCCGAGGCCCTCGCCGGGATGCTCCCCCGCCTCGACCGGCTCGCGGCCGGCGAGCCCGGGCGGCGCACGGAGTACTCGAACTTCGGGTACGCCGTGCTGGGCGCCGCCCTGGCCGCCGCGGCCGGGCGCCCGTACGGGGAACTGCTGCGGGCGCACGTCCTGGAACCGCTGGGCGTCGCCGACGAGGTGGCCGTCGCGCCGCCCGCCGACCGGACGCTGCGAGCGCGGGGCCGGTTCGGCCGGACGCGCGCCGGGTGGACGATGGACGGCGCGATCCTGCCCGCGGGCGGCCTGTGGGCGACGCCCCGCGCGCTGGCCTCGGTGGTGAGCGCACTGCTCGTGGAGCGGCGGTTCGGCGAACCCGCCTCCGCGTGGCAGCGCGCCGGCCGGCTGCTGTGGCACAACGGCGCCACCCGGCACGCCTCCGCCTTCGCCGGGGCGGACACCGGCAGCGGCGACTGGGTGCTGGCGCACCGGCTCGGCGGCCGCCCTGAGGACACCGACCGGCTCGGCGCGGCCCTGCTCACCGAAAACCGGTCGCCGGACCCCGCGGCCCCGTCCTACGGTTCCGGTGACACCCCGTGA
- a CDS encoding L,D-transpeptidase: protein MRNVGKRAGLGVAAAMAWAAVAAGLAGCGAGGLFGDSGGSGPFGGFGGGKGAAAREADTIRVTPDDGARGVPPDGRLEVRVPDGRLESVRVRRVQDAEPAEVPGAVAPDGRSWRPGPGTRLALAAKYAVDAVAVDGRGRRSARHTTFTTLVPESRFIGYFAPEDRATVGTGMIVSFRFNRPVRNRAAVERAIRVTADPPVEVAAHWFGDERLDLRPERYWRSGTRVTVDVRLRDVEAAPGVYGIQRRTVSFTVGRSQVSRVDAAAHTMEVRRDGRLLATLPVTAGAPETTTYNGKMVVTELYEVTRMNGATVGFKDASGKSEYDIKDVPHAMRLTESGTFLHGNYWAGPSVFGAANVSHGCVGLRDVKGGSAESPAGWFFDRTLVGDVVEVVNSRDRKVAPDNGLGGWNMGWARWKAGSALR from the coding sequence GTGAGAAACGTAGGGAAACGGGCAGGGCTCGGCGTCGCGGCGGCGATGGCCTGGGCGGCGGTGGCGGCCGGACTCGCCGGGTGCGGCGCGGGCGGCCTCTTCGGCGACTCCGGGGGCTCAGGCCCCTTCGGTGGCTTCGGCGGCGGGAAGGGTGCGGCGGCGCGGGAGGCCGACACGATCCGGGTGACCCCGGACGACGGGGCGCGGGGCGTGCCGCCGGACGGCCGCCTGGAGGTGCGGGTCCCGGACGGGCGGCTGGAGTCCGTACGGGTGCGCCGCGTCCAGGACGCGGAGCCGGCCGAGGTGCCCGGCGCGGTGGCGCCCGACGGGCGGAGCTGGCGGCCCGGGCCGGGGACGCGGCTGGCGCTCGCCGCCAAGTACGCGGTGGACGCCGTCGCCGTGGACGGGCGCGGACGCCGCTCGGCCCGGCACACGACGTTCACCACCCTCGTACCGGAGAGCCGCTTCATCGGGTACTTCGCGCCCGAGGACCGGGCCACGGTGGGCACCGGCATGATCGTCTCGTTCCGCTTCAACCGGCCCGTGCGAAACCGTGCCGCCGTGGAGCGGGCCATCCGCGTCACCGCCGACCCGCCCGTCGAGGTCGCCGCCCACTGGTTCGGCGACGAACGGCTCGACCTGCGCCCCGAGCGGTACTGGCGGTCCGGCACGCGGGTCACCGTGGACGTGCGGCTGCGGGACGTGGAGGCGGCGCCCGGCGTGTACGGCATCCAGCGGCGGACCGTGTCCTTCACGGTGGGCCGCTCGCAGGTCTCCCGCGTCGACGCGGCCGCCCACACGATGGAGGTACGCCGCGACGGCCGCCTCCTGGCGACGCTGCCCGTCACGGCCGGGGCCCCTGAGACGACCACGTACAACGGGAAGATGGTGGTGACCGAGCTGTACGAGGTGACCAGGATGAACGGCGCGACGGTCGGCTTCAAGGACGCGAGCGGCAAGAGCGAGTACGACATCAAGGACGTGCCGCACGCGATGCGGCTGACCGAGTCCGGCACCTTCCTGCACGGCAACTACTGGGCCGGGCCGTCGGTGTTCGGCGCGGCCAACGTGAGTCACGGCTGCGTCGGGCTGCGCGATGTGAAGGGCGGCAGCGCCGAGTCCCCGGCGGGCTGGTTCTTCGACCGCACCCTTGTCGGGGACGTCGTCGAGGTGGTCAACTCGCGCGACCGGAAGGTGGCTCCCGACAACGGCCTGGGCGGCTGGAACATGGGCTGGGCCCGCTGGAAGGCCGGTTCGGCCCTGCGCTGA
- a CDS encoding M4 family metallopeptidase, which yields MRSTPSRRATATGALIAAAAMLAVGVQTGSATAADGQGIPAPRSQAAAQADPGALPADLSPAQRTALIRAADARKAAKAKELGLGAQEKLVVRDVVQDRDGTTHTRYERTYAGLPVLGGDLLVTENTSGRTESVAKASRAELKNVDTTADVAPVTAERQALTAARAEGSKATEPERAPRKVVWLAEGKPVLAYETVVGGLQHDGTPNELHVVTDATTGEKLYEWQAVHNGTGNTMYSGQVTLGTAQSGSSYTLTDTARGSHKTYNLNRGTSGTGTLFSGADDTWGDGTPSNLETAGADAHYGAALTWDYFKNVHGRSGIRGDGVGAYSRVHYGNNYVNAFWQDSCFCMTYGDGANNAKPLTSIDVAAHEMTHGLTSVTARLVYSGESGGLNEATSDIFAAAVEFYGNNAKDPGDYLVGEKIDIRGNGTPLRYMDKPSKDGSSKDYWYSGIGSVDVHYSSGPANHWFYLLSEGSGAKTVNGVSYDSPTSDGLPVTGIGRDKAALIWFKALTTKFTSTTNYAGARAGTVAVATELYGAGSPEVLAVENAWAGVNVGARPGDGGPGEPGGKVFENNTDVSIPDAGAAVTSSVSVTGVTGNAPSTLKVGVDIVHTWRGDLVVDLIAPDGSAYRLKSASGSDSADNVQETYTVNASSEVANGTWKLRVQDTARYDTGYINSFKLTFP from the coding sequence GTGAGATCCACGCCGTCCCGTCGCGCGACCGCGACCGGCGCTCTGATCGCCGCCGCCGCCATGCTCGCCGTAGGGGTCCAGACCGGTTCCGCCACCGCCGCCGACGGACAGGGCATCCCGGCCCCCAGGAGCCAGGCCGCCGCCCAGGCCGACCCGGGCGCCCTGCCCGCCGACCTCTCGCCCGCCCAGCGCACCGCGCTCATCCGCGCCGCCGACGCCCGCAAGGCCGCGAAGGCGAAGGAACTCGGCCTCGGCGCCCAGGAGAAGCTCGTCGTCCGCGACGTGGTCCAGGACCGCGACGGAACCACCCACACGCGCTACGAGCGGACGTACGCCGGGCTGCCGGTCCTCGGCGGCGACCTCCTGGTCACCGAGAACACCTCCGGCCGCACCGAGAGCGTCGCCAAGGCGTCCCGCGCGGAGCTGAAGAACGTCGACACGACCGCCGACGTCGCCCCGGTGACGGCCGAGCGCCAGGCGCTCACCGCCGCCCGCGCGGAGGGCTCGAAGGCCACGGAGCCGGAGCGCGCCCCGCGCAAGGTCGTCTGGCTCGCCGAGGGCAAGCCCGTCCTCGCGTACGAGACCGTCGTCGGCGGCCTCCAGCACGACGGCACGCCCAACGAGCTGCACGTCGTCACCGACGCCACCACCGGCGAGAAGCTGTACGAGTGGCAGGCCGTCCACAACGGCACCGGCAACACGATGTACAGCGGCCAGGTCACGCTCGGCACCGCCCAGTCGGGCAGTTCGTACACGCTGACCGACACGGCGCGCGGCAGCCACAAGACGTACAACCTCAACCGCGGCACCTCCGGCACCGGCACGCTGTTCTCCGGCGCCGACGACACCTGGGGCGACGGCACCCCGTCCAACCTGGAGACCGCGGGCGCCGACGCCCACTACGGCGCCGCGCTGACCTGGGACTACTTCAAGAACGTGCACGGCCGTTCCGGCATCCGGGGCGACGGCGTCGGCGCGTACTCGCGGGTCCACTACGGCAACAACTACGTCAACGCGTTCTGGCAGGACAGCTGCTTCTGCATGACGTACGGCGACGGCGCCAACAACGCCAAGCCGCTCACGTCCATCGACGTCGCCGCGCACGAGATGACCCACGGCCTGACCTCCGTCACCGCCCGGCTGGTCTACAGCGGCGAGTCCGGCGGCCTGAACGAGGCGACGTCCGACATCTTCGCCGCCGCCGTCGAGTTCTACGGCAACAACGCCAAGGACCCGGGCGACTACCTGGTCGGCGAGAAGATCGACATCCGGGGCAACGGCACCCCGCTGCGCTACATGGACAAGCCGAGCAAGGACGGCTCGTCCAAGGACTACTGGTACTCGGGCATCGGCAGCGTCGACGTGCACTACTCGTCGGGCCCGGCGAACCACTGGTTCTACCTGCTCTCCGAGGGCAGCGGCGCCAAGACGGTCAACGGCGTCAGCTACGACTCGCCGACCTCCGACGGCCTGCCCGTCACCGGCATCGGCCGCGACAAGGCCGCGCTGATCTGGTTCAAGGCGCTCACCACCAAGTTCACCAGCACCACCAACTACGCGGGCGCCCGCGCCGGTACGGTCGCCGTCGCCACCGAGCTGTACGGGGCGGGCAGCCCCGAGGTGCTGGCCGTCGAGAACGCCTGGGCCGGCGTCAACGTCGGCGCGCGTCCCGGCGACGGCGGCCCCGGCGAGCCCGGCGGCAAGGTCTTCGAGAACAACACCGACGTCAGCATCCCGGACGCGGGCGCGGCCGTCACCTCGTCCGTCAGTGTCACCGGCGTCACGGGCAACGCGCCGAGCACGCTCAAGGTCGGCGTGGACATCGTCCACACCTGGCGCGGTGACCTGGTCGTCGACCTGATCGCCCCCGACGGCAGCGCGTACCGGCTCAAGAGCGCCAGCGGCAGCGACTCCGCGGACAACGTCCAGGAGACGTACACCGTCAACGCGTCCAGCGAGGTCGCCAACGGCACGTGGAAGCTCCGCGTGCAGGACACGGCCCGCTACGACACCGGCTACATCAACAGCTTCAAGCTGACCTTCCCGTAA
- the glgX gene encoding glycogen debranching protein GlgX: MTHTGPGAGTGASSPPPPPVWPGSPTPLGARFRPGPDGVAGTNFALWAGGAEAVEVCLFAPDGTETRVPLTELTHEIWHGFVPGVRPGQRYGYRVHGRWDPWTGARWNPAKLLLDPYARAVDGDFDRLPPEVYGHVRDWPDQHVADTVRDDRDSAPYVPKGVVVHDEAPGDEWTDDRRPKTPWADSVIYELHVRGFTRRHPGVPEELRGTYAGLAHPAAVEHLVRLGVTAVELLPVHQFAHEDHLLRRGLRNHWGYNSIGYFAPHAAYAATGTGGQQVGEFRRMVRALHEAGIEVILDVVYNHTAEAGELGPMLSLRGIDNRGYYRLQPDARRYADYTGCGNTLHVVQPQVLRLITDSLRYWVTEMGVDGFRFDLAAALARSMHDVDMLSPFLAVIAQDPVLRRVKLIAEPWDVGSGGYQVGAFPPLWTEWNDRYRDAVRDFWRGALPDVRDLGYRLSGSSDLYAWGGRRPYASVNFVTAHDGFTLRDLVSYERKHNEANGEDNRDGTNDNRSWNCGAEGETGDEAVNALRRRQIRNLLTTLLLSTGVPMLVAGDEMGRTQGGNNNAYCQDNETGWLDWSLLEEPWARELLALSRRLLALRHAHPVLRRRAFFSGRRQGADGLRDLAWFTAAGAEMTEGDWYAPARTIAFYLSGRDIPGRDERGRAIVDDSFLVILHAGDGPLEHRLPGPPWAEEYELVVDTSREEQDEAPGVMCRGGDPVTVPARSALLWRVVA, from the coding sequence GTGACGCACACCGGCCCCGGAGCCGGTACGGGCGCGTCCTCGCCCCCGCCGCCACCCGTGTGGCCGGGGTCGCCGACACCGCTCGGCGCCCGCTTCCGCCCCGGCCCGGACGGGGTGGCGGGCACCAACTTCGCGCTGTGGGCGGGCGGCGCCGAGGCCGTCGAGGTGTGCCTCTTCGCACCCGACGGCACCGAGACGCGGGTGCCGCTGACCGAGCTGACCCACGAGATCTGGCACGGCTTCGTGCCGGGCGTGCGGCCGGGCCAGCGGTACGGCTACCGGGTGCACGGCCGCTGGGACCCGTGGACCGGCGCCCGCTGGAACCCGGCGAAGCTGCTCCTCGATCCGTACGCCCGCGCGGTGGACGGCGACTTCGACCGGCTCCCGCCGGAGGTGTACGGGCACGTACGGGACTGGCCGGACCAGCATGTCGCCGACACGGTCCGCGACGACCGCGACTCGGCGCCGTACGTGCCGAAGGGCGTCGTGGTGCACGACGAGGCGCCCGGCGACGAGTGGACCGACGACCGCAGGCCCAAGACCCCGTGGGCGGACTCCGTCATCTACGAGCTCCACGTACGGGGCTTCACCCGGCGCCACCCCGGCGTCCCGGAGGAACTGCGCGGCACGTACGCGGGCCTCGCGCACCCCGCGGCGGTCGAGCACCTCGTACGGCTCGGGGTGACGGCGGTGGAGCTGCTGCCGGTCCATCAGTTCGCGCACGAGGACCATCTGCTGCGGCGCGGGCTGCGCAACCACTGGGGCTACAACTCCATCGGCTACTTCGCCCCGCACGCCGCGTACGCCGCGACGGGGACGGGCGGGCAGCAGGTCGGCGAGTTCCGGCGGATGGTGCGGGCGCTGCACGAGGCCGGGATCGAGGTGATCCTCGACGTCGTCTACAACCACACGGCGGAGGCCGGCGAGCTGGGCCCGATGCTGTCGCTGCGCGGCATCGACAACCGGGGCTACTACCGGCTCCAGCCCGACGCCCGCCGGTACGCCGACTACACGGGCTGCGGCAACACGCTGCACGTCGTGCAGCCGCAGGTGCTGCGGCTCATCACGGACTCGCTGCGCTACTGGGTCACGGAGATGGGCGTGGACGGCTTCCGCTTCGACCTGGCGGCGGCGCTGGCCAGGTCGATGCACGACGTGGACATGCTGTCGCCGTTCCTCGCGGTGATCGCGCAGGACCCGGTGCTGCGGCGGGTGAAACTGATCGCCGAGCCGTGGGACGTGGGCAGCGGCGGCTACCAGGTGGGCGCCTTCCCGCCGCTGTGGACCGAGTGGAACGACCGGTACCGGGACGCGGTGCGGGACTTCTGGCGCGGCGCCCTGCCCGACGTACGGGACCTCGGGTACCGCCTGTCGGGGTCGAGCGACCTGTACGCGTGGGGCGGGCGCCGCCCGTACGCCTCGGTCAACTTCGTCACCGCGCACGACGGGTTCACCCTGCGGGACCTCGTGTCGTACGAGCGCAAGCACAACGAGGCGAACGGCGAGGACAACCGGGACGGCACGAACGACAACCGCTCCTGGAACTGCGGCGCCGAGGGCGAGACCGGCGACGAGGCGGTGAACGCGCTGCGCCGCCGCCAGATCCGCAACCTGCTGACCACGCTGCTGCTGTCCACGGGCGTGCCGATGCTGGTCGCGGGCGACGAGATGGGCCGCACCCAGGGCGGCAACAACAACGCGTACTGCCAGGACAACGAGACCGGCTGGTTGGACTGGTCGCTGCTGGAGGAGCCGTGGGCGCGGGAGCTGCTGGCGCTGTCCCGGCGGCTGCTGGCGCTGCGCCACGCGCACCCGGTGCTGCGGCGGCGGGCGTTCTTCTCGGGCCGCCGGCAGGGCGCGGACGGGCTGCGGGACCTGGCGTGGTTCACGGCGGCGGGCGCGGAGATGACGGAGGGCGACTGGTACGCGCCGGCCCGGACGATCGCGTTCTACCTGTCGGGGCGGGACATCCCGGGGCGCGACGAGCGGGGCCGGGCGATCGTGGACGACAGCTTCCTGGTGATCCTCCACGCGGGTGACGGGCCGCTGGAGCACCGGCTGCCGGGGCCGCCGTGGGCGGAGGAGTACGAGCTGGTCGTGGACACCTCACGGGAGGAGCAGGACGAGGCACCGGGCGTGATGTGCCGGGGCGGCGACCCCGTGACGGTACCGGCCAGGTCGGCGCTGCTGTGGCGGGTGGTCGCGTGA
- a CDS encoding ABC transporter ATP-binding protein, which yields MSASALAPSRPVAPKRSVVRSLLRLWPYLRPVRVRFCTAAFVAVVASCLSLVIPLVLKWMVDGPVAAGDPGGVWLGALAVLGLGVAEALLFGLRRWLVARPMTAVEASLRADLYRRLQRLPVAFHDRWASGQLLSRGTTDLSLLRMFLVFPLTFLFVNGVTVLAGFVVLLAQDWSLGLVLLLPVVPLIVGCSLFETRYSKVARQAQDQVGDLTTVVEESVLGIRVVKGFGRHRSQARAFRVLAERLRGTELRKARLLAAIWAFITTVPELAIGAALVLGTVQVADGDLSAGTLVAFLSTALALRWPVESIGFLLAMSQEAATATERYFEVMDQPEEVADRAPAAVAAGREAPGRKAPGGVVFEGVTFRYPDAPPGSPPVLRGVDLHIRPGETLALVGATGSGKTTLTALVPRLYELTEGRVLLDGEDIAEMPRERLRSLVSVAFEEPTLFSASVRDNVLMGAGPEAGDVELRRALDVAQAGFVADLPQGAATEVGEQGLSLSGGQRQRLALARAVAGHPRFLVLDDPLSALDVHTEALVEAALREVLRDTTALVVAHRPSTVLLADRVALLSEGRIAAVGTHQELLRTSAEYAWLMSGAEDGKR from the coding sequence ATGTCTGCCTCCGCTCTCGCCCCCTCGCGTCCCGTCGCCCCCAAGCGCTCCGTCGTGCGCTCGCTGCTGCGGCTGTGGCCGTATCTGCGGCCGGTGCGGGTGCGGTTCTGCACGGCCGCGTTCGTCGCGGTCGTCGCGTCCTGTCTGAGCCTGGTCATCCCGCTGGTGCTGAAGTGGATGGTGGACGGTCCCGTCGCCGCAGGTGACCCGGGCGGCGTATGGCTGGGGGCGCTCGCCGTACTGGGGCTCGGGGTGGCCGAGGCGCTGCTGTTCGGGCTCCGGCGGTGGCTGGTGGCGCGGCCCATGACGGCGGTCGAGGCGTCCCTGCGCGCGGATCTGTACCGGCGGTTGCAGCGGCTGCCGGTGGCGTTCCACGACCGGTGGGCGTCGGGGCAGCTCCTCTCGCGCGGGACGACGGACCTGTCGCTGCTGCGGATGTTCCTGGTGTTCCCGCTGACGTTCCTGTTCGTCAACGGGGTGACGGTGCTGGCGGGCTTCGTGGTGCTGCTGGCTCAGGACTGGTCGCTGGGGCTGGTGCTGCTGCTGCCGGTGGTGCCGTTGATCGTGGGCTGTTCGCTGTTCGAGACGCGGTACTCGAAGGTGGCGCGCCAGGCGCAGGACCAGGTGGGCGACCTGACGACGGTGGTCGAGGAGAGCGTGCTCGGCATCCGGGTCGTGAAGGGTTTCGGGCGGCACCGCAGCCAGGCGCGCGCGTTCCGGGTGCTGGCCGAGCGGCTGCGCGGCACGGAGCTGCGCAAGGCGCGGCTGCTGGCGGCGATCTGGGCGTTCATCACGACCGTCCCCGAGCTGGCGATCGGCGCGGCGCTGGTGCTGGGCACGGTGCAGGTGGCGGACGGCGACCTGTCGGCGGGGACGCTGGTGGCGTTCCTCTCGACGGCGCTGGCGCTGCGGTGGCCGGTGGAGTCCATCGGCTTCCTGCTGGCGATGAGCCAGGAGGCGGCGACGGCGACGGAGCGGTACTTCGAGGTGATGGACCAGCCGGAGGAGGTCGCCGACCGGGCCCCGGCCGCCGTGGCCGCGGGGCGGGAGGCTCCGGGGCGGAAGGCGCCGGGCGGGGTGGTGTTCGAGGGGGTGACCTTCCGCTACCCGGACGCGCCACCGGGCTCGCCGCCGGTGCTGCGCGGAGTGGACCTGCACATCCGGCCGGGCGAGACGCTGGCCCTGGTGGGGGCGACGGGCTCCGGCAAGACGACGCTGACGGCGCTGGTGCCGCGCCTGTACGAGCTGACGGAGGGGCGCGTCCTGCTGGACGGCGAGGACATCGCCGAGATGCCCAGGGAGCGGCTGCGGTCGCTGGTGTCCGTGGCGTTCGAGGAGCCGACGCTGTTCTCGGCGAGCGTCCGGGACAACGTGCTGATGGGCGCGGGCCCGGAGGCGGGCGACGTGGAGCTGCGGCGGGCGCTGGACGTGGCGCAGGCCGGCTTCGTGGCCGACCTGCCGCAGGGGGCGGCGACCGAGGTGGGCGAGCAGGGCCTGAGCCTGTCGGGCGGTCAGCGGCAGCGGCTGGCGCTGGCGCGCGCTGTGGCGGGCCACCCCAGGTTCCTCGTTTTGGACGACCCGCTGTCCGCGCTGGACGTGCACACGGAGGCGCTGGTGGAGGCCGCCCTGCGGGAGGTGCTGCGGGACACGACCGCGCTGGTGGTGGCGCACCGGCCCTCGACGGTGCTGCTCGCCGACCGGGTGGCGCTGCTGTCGGAGGGCAGGATCGCGGCGGTCGGGACGCACCAGGAGCTGCTGCGGACCAGCGCCGAGTACGCGTGGCTGATGTCGGGCGCGGAGGACGGGAAGCGATGA
- a CDS encoding ABC transporter ATP-binding protein gives MTAQDQTLDERDAPRHTPEAKAAPEGAGEPDGRDPFDRDALPTPKGATGALLRSLLAPRRAWVALSALLLLLQQAAVQAGPLLVAYAIDRAVPALRQGDHGPVVAVAVGYGLCALGAGLFQYGFIGASARVNQDVLLDLRGRIFRHAQALSVDFHERYTSGRLISRSTTDVESLRELLSEGLQELINVVLSFVSISLILLWLDWGIGAVAVASFVPLYLLVQLYRRRASAAFSARSTAIAAVIVKFAETMNGIRPVRAFRRERSNDEVFGALNHHHERRNGDAILEMARYVVGSRLVANTAVAGMVLWGAYRVADGTLALGVLAAAVLYMRRLYDPIDRLGMFLNAYESAAASLEKIAGLLAQRPTVPEPGPKEARELPPRPEGAPGREVVFEGVSFGYRTGGEVLPRFDLTIPAGQTVAVVGSTGAGKSTLAKLLARFYDPSRGRVLLDGVDLRELTTAELRRGVVMVTQEAFLFSGTVAENIAVGRPDATREEIEHAAKAIGAHDFIAALPDGYDTDVRKRGGRISAGQRQLVAFARALLADPGVLILDEATSSLDIPGERAVQRAMDTVLHGRTAVVIAHRLSTVEIADRVLVMEHGRIVEDGPPERLIAGDGRFAGLHRAWRESLVG, from the coding sequence ATGACGGCTCAGGACCAGACGCTGGACGAGCGCGACGCGCCCCGGCACACACCGGAGGCCAAGGCAGCCCCGGAGGGCGCCGGGGAGCCGGACGGGCGGGACCCGTTCGACCGGGACGCGCTGCCGACACCGAAGGGCGCGACGGGGGCGCTGCTGCGGTCGCTGCTGGCGCCCCGGCGGGCGTGGGTGGCGCTGTCGGCGCTGCTGCTGCTCCTCCAGCAGGCGGCCGTGCAGGCGGGCCCGCTGCTGGTGGCGTACGCCATCGACCGTGCCGTACCGGCGCTGCGCCAGGGCGACCACGGGCCGGTGGTGGCGGTGGCCGTCGGGTACGGGCTGTGCGCGCTGGGCGCCGGGCTGTTCCAGTACGGCTTCATCGGCGCGTCCGCGCGGGTCAACCAGGATGTGCTGCTCGACCTGCGGGGCCGGATCTTCCGCCACGCGCAGGCGCTGAGCGTGGACTTCCACGAGCGGTACACGTCGGGGCGGCTGATCTCGCGTTCGACGACCGATGTGGAGTCGCTGCGGGAGCTGCTGAGCGAGGGGCTCCAGGAGCTGATCAACGTGGTGCTGTCGTTCGTCAGCATCTCGCTGATCCTGCTGTGGCTGGACTGGGGCATCGGCGCGGTCGCGGTGGCCTCGTTCGTGCCGCTGTACCTGCTGGTGCAGCTGTACCGGCGGCGGGCGTCGGCCGCGTTCAGCGCACGGTCCACGGCGATCGCGGCCGTGATCGTGAAGTTCGCGGAGACGATGAACGGCATCCGGCCGGTGCGGGCGTTCCGCCGCGAGCGGTCCAACGACGAGGTGTTCGGCGCGCTGAACCACCACCACGAGCGGCGCAACGGCGACGCGATCCTGGAGATGGCCCGCTATGTGGTGGGCTCCCGGCTGGTCGCGAACACCGCCGTCGCCGGCATGGTGCTGTGGGGCGCCTACCGGGTCGCGGACGGCACGCTGGCGCTGGGCGTGCTGGCGGCGGCGGTGCTGTACATGCGGCGGCTGTACGACCCGATCGACCGGCTGGGGATGTTCCTCAACGCGTACGAGTCGGCCGCCGCGTCCCTGGAGAAGATCGCAGGCCTGCTGGCGCAGCGGCCCACCGTGCCCGAGCCCGGCCCGAAGGAGGCGCGGGAGCTGCCGCCGCGGCCGGAGGGGGCGCCGGGCCGGGAGGTCGTCTTCGAGGGCGTCAGCTTCGGGTACCGCACGGGCGGCGAGGTGCTGCCGCGCTTCGACCTGACGATCCCGGCCGGGCAGACGGTCGCGGTGGTCGGCTCGACGGGTGCGGGCAAGTCCACGCTGGCGAAGCTGCTGGCCCGCTTCTACGACCCGTCCCGGGGGCGCGTCCTCCTCGACGGCGTGGACCTGCGGGAGCTGACCACGGCGGAGCTGCGGCGCGGTGTGGTGATGGTGACGCAGGAGGCGTTCCTGTTCTCCGGGACGGTCGCGGAGAACATCGCCGTGGGCCGCCCGGACGCGACGCGCGAGGAGATCGAGCACGCCGCGAAGGCGATCGGCGCCCATGACTTCATCGCGGCGCTGCCCGACGGGTACGACACGGACGTGCGCAAGCGCGGCGGGCGGATCTCGGCGGGCCAGCGACAGCTGGTGGCGTTCGCCCGCGCGCTGCTCGCGGACCCGGGGGTGCTGATCCTGGACGAGGCGACCAGTTCGCTGGACATCCCCGGGGAGCGGGCGGTGCAGCGGGCCATGGACACGGTGCTGCACGGCCGTACGGCGGTGGTGATCGCGCACCGGCTGTCCACGGTGGAGATCGCCGACCGGGTGCTGGTGATGGAGCACGGCCGGATCGTGGAGGACGGGCCGCCCGAGCGGCTGATCGCCGGGGACGGCCGGTTCGCCGGTCTCCACCGGGCGTGGCGGGAGAGCCTGGTGGGGTGA